GTGAACGTAAATTGTCCTGAGTCGATTTTCTTTTGGATTAATCGGCGAATGCCAATTTTAAATATTGATCGTGTATAGGGTATTAACAGCAAGAAGCCTAATGTATCCGTGATAAATCCAGGAGTGAGTAGCAAAGTACCACCGACTAAGATACATACACCATCTAACAATACATCGCTGGGTACTTGTGCATTCCCCAGTTGAATTTGTGCAAGCTTTACTGTTTCCATACCTTCTCTTCTTGCTAGCCATGCCCCAATGATTCCTGTTGCGATAATTAAGAGTATTGTGATCGGAATTCCAAATGTATTACCAGACCAAATTAAAATCCCAATCTCCGCAGCA
This Pseudalkalibacillus berkeleyi DNA region includes the following protein-coding sequences:
- a CDS encoding FxsA family protein, which gives rise to MFRILLLLLIIIPAAEIGILIWSGNTFGIPITILLIIATGIIGAWLARREGMETVKLAQIQLGNAQVPSDVLLDGVCILVGGTLLLTPGFITDTLGFLLLIPYTRSIFKIGIRRLIQKKIDSGQFTFTIRR